Proteins found in one Arachis stenosperma cultivar V10309 chromosome 8, arast.V10309.gnm1.PFL2, whole genome shotgun sequence genomic segment:
- the LOC130945929 gene encoding uncharacterized protein LOC130945929, translated as MADFLVEVTGDPGEDMGTRWKLHVDGASNQTFGGAGIILESPNGVVYEQSVRFEFPISNNQAEYEALIGGLTLATEVGAKRLEVYSDSQVITSQVNGSYQAKDPLLQKYLEKFTEFLNGLGIRQRFSSVEHPRTNGQVESANKVILSGLKKRLDNKKGAWADELASVLWSYRTTEQSSTKETPFRLTYGVDAVIPVEIGEPSPRLLLKGVEETVEKDLIEEAREMAHLTETALKQRMALRYNTKVLKREFGPNDLVLRRNDIGLPTPGEGKLAANWEGPYRIKKVMGKGAFKLERLDGKEVPRTWNADNLRRFYS; from the exons ATGGCGGATTTTTTGGTTGAAGTAACAGGAGACCCAGGCGAAGACATGggtacacggtggaagctccatgtggacggagcctccaaccagacctTCGGAGGAGCCGGGATCATCCTAGAAAGTCCAAACGGGGTCGTATACGAACAATCGGTCAGATTCGAGTTCCCcatctcgaacaaccaagcagaGTACGAAGCCCTCATAGGAGGCTTGACCCTAGCAACAGAGGTCGGCGCAAAAAGGTTGGAAGTATACAGCGATTCCCAAGTCATCACTTCCCAAGTAAACGGCAGCTATCAAGCCAAGGACCCCTTGTTacagaagtacttggaaaag ttcacagAATTTCTCAACGGCCTAGGTATAAGGCAGAGGTTCTCTTCGGTAGAACACCCTCGGACGAACGGACAAGTGGAGTCCGCCAACAAGGTTATCCTTTCAGGgctaaagaagaggttggacaacaaaaagggtgcttgggccgacgagctGGCATCGGTCCTCTGGTCTTATCGAACAACCGAGCAATCCTCCACCAAGGAAACCCCTTTCCGACTAACGTACGGGGTGGATGCAGTAatacccgtggagatcggtgaACCAAGCCCGCGATTGCTCTTGAAAGGAGTAGAGGAAACTGTAGAAAAGGACCTGATAGAGGAAGCCCGAGAAATGGCCCACTTGACAGAAACGGCGCTAAAACAAAGAATGGCGCTCCGTtacaacaccaaagtgctcaagaGGGAATTCGGGCCAAACGACCTCGTCCTGAGGCGAAATGATATCGGCCTGCCGACCCCAGGAGAAGGCAAGCTAGCGGCCAACTGGGAGGGCCCATATAGAATCAAGAAAGTGATGGGAAAAGGGGCCTTTAAGTTAGAAAGGCTCGATGGCAAGGAGGTCCCGAGAACATGGAACGCGGACAACCTTagaagattctactcctag
- the LOC130946886 gene encoding probable terpene synthase 2, which yields MSIFSSASVPVMTSTQHAPSNSKRHTANFPPSIWHDTFLKYADSESVDVANENMMRQQIEICKEEVKKIFLSSTNISQKLNIIDSMQRLSISYHFEREINEALEQIQNIFINNALNIEKDDLHFGLFFRLLRQKGYHILSDIFNKFKNSKGKFNETITEDVQGLWNLYEAAQLSVHGEDLLDEARDFTYTNLKSMITNNKLSTYLAKQIDQSLMLPFHKGVARIAARCYMSFYEEDPSHNKVLLTFAKLDFNVLQKMHQKELGNITRWWKKSDFATKVPYARERVVEAYLWPFSMSSEPKHSTHRRIVGKMTACMCLLDDTYDAYGTLQELELFTEAIKRWNINPIKSLPTCFKVVFNAVSEVVDEIESALVDAKKSTLVLKNVKQAFLNLAEAYLLEAKWCNEDYYVPTYDEYKDNGAISSSLPLHIVAFVGLGEFATKDVFDWIFSDPTTIIKAVSLVGRLKDDLASHKFERERYHVASAVECCMKQYGISQEETYKLIQKEIKDFWKDINEVCLNPNNDIPKAVLECIVNLGRISEFTYANFQDRFTNGEFMKERVSELLLDPITIY from the exons ATGTCTATTTTTTCATCAGCTTCGGTTCCCGTGATGACTTCCACTCAACATGCCCCTTCTAACTCAAAGCGACACACTGCAAATTTTCCTCCTAGCATTTGGCACGATACTTTCCTCAAATATGCTGATTCTGAATCCGTc GATGTAGCGAATGAAAACATGATGAGGCAACAAATTGAAATATGTAAAGAGGAAGTGAAGAAGATTTTTCTATCTTCAACCAATATCtcacaaaaattaaatattatcgACTCAATGCAACGATTGAGTATATCTTATCATTTTGAACGTGAGATTAATGAAGCATTAgaacaaattcaaaatattttcatcaACAATGCACTCAACATAGAGAAAGATGACCTACACTTTGGATTATTCTTTCGTTTGCTTAGACAAAAAGGATATCACATTTTATCag ATATattcaacaaattcaagaaCAGTAAAGGAAAGTTCAATGAGACCATTACCGAAGATGTTCAAGGATTATGGAACTTATATGAAGCAGCACAATTAAGTGTTCATGGAGAAGATTTACTAGATGAAGCACGTGATTTTACATACACTAACCTCAAGTCCATGATCACCAATAATAAGTTGAGCACATATCTTGCTAAGCAAATTGATCAGAGCTTAATGCTACCTTTTCACAAGGGAGTTGCAAGAATAGCGGCAAGATGTTATATGTCTTTCTATGAAGAGGATCCTTCTCACAACAAAGTTCTTTTAACTTTTGCAAAATTAGATTTTAATGTTTTACAGAAAATGCATCAAAAAGAACTTGGAAATATTACCAG GTGGTGGAAAAAATCAGATTTTGCAACTAAAGTTCCTTATGCTAGAGAAAGGGTGGTTGAGGCATACCTTTGGCCATTTTCTATGTCTTCAGAGCCTAAACATAGCACTCATAGAAGGATTGTGGGCAAAATGACTGCATGTATGTGTCTTCTTGATGATACTTATGATGCTTATGGCACACTTCAAGAACTTGAGCTCTTCACAGAGGCAATCAAAAG ATGGAATATTAATCCGATCAAATCTCTTCCAACATGTTTCAAAGTGGTCTTTAACGCAGTTTCAGAAGTGGTGGATGAAATTGAATCAGCACTAGTAGATGCGAAAAAATCAACCCTAGTATTGAAAAATGTTAAACAAGCG TTTCTAAATTTGGCAGAAGCATACTTGTTGGAAGCAAAATGGTGCAATGAGGATTATTATGTTCCAACATATGATGAATACAAGGATAATGGAGCTATATCTTCTTCATTGCCACTTCACATAGTAGCATTTGTTGGTCTTGGTGAATTTGCAACCAAAGACGTCTTTGATTGGATTTTTAGTGATCCAACAACAATCATAAAAGCTGTATCACTTGTTGGCAGACTCAAGGATGATCTGGCTTCACATAAG TTTGAGCGGGAAAGATATCATGTTGCTTCAGCAGTTGAATGCTGCATGAAACAATATGGAATTTCACAAGAAGAGACATACAAACTCATTCAAAAGGAAATCAAAGATTTTTGGAAGGATATAAATGAAGTGTGCCTCAATCCAAATAATGATATCCCAAAGGCAGTGCTTGAATGTATTGTTAATTTGGGACGTATATCTGAGTTTACATATGCAAATTTTCAAGACAGATTCACAAACGGAGAGTTTATGAAAGAACGTGTTTCTGAGCTACTTTTAGATCCCATCACTATCTACTAG
- the LOC130945930 gene encoding uncharacterized mitochondrial protein AtMg00240-like: MEPNLRRSSSDGELLKDPASYRRLIGRLMYLTISGLEITYAIFTLSQFLSQPHTAHLYALHHLLRYIRSTVGQGLLFSTNFEKRLMAYVDADWAGCPNTRRSVTRFCVFIGDSLVVWRSKK; this comes from the coding sequence ATGGAACCCAACCTAAGGCGTAGTAGCTCAGATGGGGAGTTGCTCAAGGATCCCGCGAGCTATAGAAGGCTTATAGGGAGATTGATGTACCTCACCATCTCGGGCCTAGAAATCACCTACGCTATCTTCACCCTAAGCCAATTTTTGTCCCAACCCCATACTGCACATCTTTATGCCCTTCATCATTTGCTGCGGTATATCAGAAGCACCGTAGGACAAGGCTTACTTTTTTCGACAAACTTCGAGAAGAGACTAATGGCTTATGTGGATGCAGATTGGGCAGGTTGTCCGAATACTAGACGGAGTGTCACTAGATTTTGTGTGTTCATTGGAGATTCTCTTGTTGTATGGCGATCGAAGAAGTAG
- the LOC130945931 gene encoding (-)-germacrene D synthase-like: MSLGVASVHERPCANFGPSNWQDTFLHYADSQSLGVNESMKEEVQIYKEKVKMYLSSNDNNIIQKLSLIDSIQRLSISYHFEREIDEILVQAHNDFINNGFATEDHDLHFIALRFRLLRQKGYYISSDIFNKFKNKKGEFNELAIVQDAKGIWSLYEAAQLRVYGEDILEEAHEFTYNKLNSITNQLNPSLADQINQSLEQPLHRAVLRMRARSYMSFYEQDPLHDKVLLNLAKLNFDMLQKWYQKEIGITTKWWRNSEFGTKVPYARERIVELYFWPFAMNSEFKYTTFRVVTTKVNQWMTIVDDTYDAYGTIQELELLTLAIQRWDISYIASLPECFKTIFNAILEVTDEIIELSSARNGESNLVLQCVKQALSHYVQGYIVEAKWCYESYVPTYDEYKINAASNLGYQMLAITFIALGEFATKETLHWISNNIPLILQASSLVARLTNDLASHKKINASLSRRELLSKDQCFLSH; encoded by the exons atGTCTCTTGGAGTTGCTTCTGTTCATGAGCGACCTTGTGCAAACTTTGGTCCTAGCAATTGGCAGGATACCTTCCTTCACTATGCTGATTCACAATCTTTG GGAGTGAACGAAAGTATGAAAGAAGAAGTTcaaatatacaaagagaaagtGAAGATGTATCTATCTTCTAATGACAATAATATCATACAAAAACTAAGTTTAATTGACTCAATTCAACGTTTGAGTATATCTTATCATTTTGAACGTGAAATTGATGAGATATTAGTACAAGCCCACAATGATTTTATCAACAATGGCTTTGCTACAGAGGATCATGACCTTCACTTTATTGCATTACGTTTTCGTTTACTCCGACAAAAGGGATATTATATTTCATCAG ATATtttcaacaaattcaagaaTAAAAAGGGAGAATTCAATGAGCTAGCTATTGTTCAAGATGCTAAAGGAATATGGAGTTTATATGAGGCTGCACAATtaagggtttatggggaagataTATTAGAGGAAGCACATGAATTCACATACAATAAACTTAACTCCATCACCAATCAATTGAACCCATCTTTGGCTGACCAAATCAATCAGAGTTTAGAACAACCTCTTCACAGGGCAGTTTTAAGAATGAGGGCAAGGTCATATATGTCTTTCTACGAACAAGATCCTTTGCATGACAAAGTTCTTCTAAACCTTGCAAAACTAAATTTCGATATGCTACAGAAATGGTATCAAAAAGAAATTGGTATTACCACCAA ATGGTGGAGAAATTCAGAGTTTGGGACAAAGGTCCCTTATGCAAGAGAGAGGATAGTTGAGTTAtacttttggccatttgctatGAACTCTGAGTTTAAATATACTACTTTTAGAGTTGTGACAACCAAAGTGAATCAATGGATGACTATAGTTGATGATACTTATGATGCTTATGGAACAATTCAAGAACTTGAGCTCCTCACACTGGCAATTCAAAG ATGGGATATTAGTTACATTGCATCTCTTCCAGAGTGTttcaaaactatttttaatgcaattttggAAGTCACCGATGAAATAATAGAGTTGAGTAGTGCTAGAAATGGAGAATCAAATTTGGTGTTGCAATGTGTTAAACAGGCG TTGTCTCATTATGTACAAGGTTATATTGTTGAAGCAAAATGGTGCTATGAGAGTTATGTTCCGACATATGATGAGTACAAGATTAACGCAGCTTCAAATTTAGGATACCAAATGCTTGCAATAACATTTATTGCTTTGGGAGAATTCGCAACCAAAGAAACTCTTCATTGGATTTCTAATAATATTCCTCTCATCCTACAAGCTTCGTCACTTGTTGCCAGGCTCACAAATGATTTGGCTTCACATAAG AAAATCAATGCTTCACTTTCAAGaagggagcttctctcaaaagACCAATGCTTCTTGTCTCACTGA